The region GTGGTCTGCTGCCGCGGGCCTACCGACTGGTCGGTGACCAGGTGCGTCGGTTCGCCGCCGGGCAGCCGCTGATCAACACGGTGGTCGACGGTTACTGACCGGGCGTCTCGGCCGGCGTCTGGCCGGTGGCCGACACCAGCCGGGGCAGGTCCACGCCGCGTACCGCCGGCAGGGTGACCTGCTGGCCGTCGTCGAGCCGGGCGACCGCCCGCCCGCGCTCGTCGGTGACCAGCTCGACGACCTGATCCCAGCCGATCCGGCGTTGCCCGGCCAACGCCCGCACGCGCAGCCCTTCGGCGTCGGCGTCGGTGCCGGCCCGCCAGGCCCAGACCGCGACGGCGAGCGGCAGGAGCAGCACCGGCAGAAGGTAGGACCGGGCGCTGGCCAGCGGCAGGGCGCCGATGAAGGCGATGATCGCGGCGGCCAGGATGGCTTGGTTGTGCCGGAAGCGGACCGTGTCGGGCTTACTCACCCTCCGATGATCCCACCCCCGGCCGGTCCGGCTCGCGGCGGGCGGTGCCAGCAGGGTGCGGTACGCCGTACAGTGACACAGGTCGTTGTCTCCTCCAGGTGACCGACACGTAACCGATCCGGCCGCCGATCGTTGCCAGTTGTTGAGCAGCGGACCCGCAACGTCCGATGCCCCGCACCGTCGTACCGCCCCCGTGCCCCCTCACGAAGGCGACCGCTGTGCTCCTCGCGTACCCGTTCCGCGTTCTCGTCCCTCGCCGGGCGGCGTCGGAGGCCGTCACGTCCACGGTGGTGACGCTGCTCCTTCTCGCCGGTGCCTTCGACCTGGTTCCGACACCGGTGGTGATCGCCCTGGCCGTCGGTGCCGGCGCCACGGTCGCCGGGGTGCGGCTCTCCCGGCTGGCCGGCCCAGGCGCCACCGGCCCACCGCCGCGCGCGGCGGGTGTGTTGCTCGACGCGGCGGTGGTGACCGCTGGTCTCACCGCTGTCGTGCTGCCCCTGGCCGCCCCCGGGCCGAGCTTCGCCGTGCTGGTCGGGTCGTTCGCGGTCGCGGTCCTCGCGGTGGGCGGTCTGCGTCGCCTCCCCGGCCGGACGCGTCCGTCGCCCGGGGCGCGGCTGCGCCGGCTGGTCGAGTCGGGCGGCCCGGCCGTGG is a window of Micromonospora sp. WMMD961 DNA encoding:
- a CDS encoding PH domain-containing protein, with the protein product MSKPDTVRFRHNQAILAAAIIAFIGALPLASARSYLLPVLLLPLAVAVWAWRAGTDADAEGLRVRALAGQRRIGWDQVVELVTDERGRAVARLDDGQQVTLPAVRGVDLPRLVSATGQTPAETPGQ